A window from Cryptomeria japonica chromosome 1, Sugi_1.0, whole genome shotgun sequence encodes these proteins:
- the LOC131044629 gene encoding wall-associated receptor kinase-like 14, with protein sequence MAPNITLVIILSLLASYLLQVCSNTTIPHVSESKCNEVCGNTPIPYPFYVGSSACGKSGFKLECYNDSTLRIKLNNVLHDVIDFNDDGISLNLSCSSSVADFSIQGMPNYAISNQNILQLGECENTKSCPLTQMQCSNGEKCSFGRSCCYPLMNDSLWPTYSHWQRGASNFSQFYPMQCKVFTSWVARSLTPNVDAVFGLKLEWAILGNCKNAHCHVNARCNSTTGVKGGVRCSCNQGYIGDGYVEGKGCIKVLACAATSVAISIVFSAIVIYRRRSKVLEEERPRWLQGAQVASLVRKQAREFSTEIFSYRTLNRATKRFAESQQCGRGASGTVYKGFLPDGRHVAIKRIHYYSGSSQQWAHQLLNEIILLSTIKHPNLVQLLGCCLEMEDPILVYEFVPNGTLLEHLNRKTGQGLDWKTRCAIATDAAQAIAYLHNNLNPSVYHRDVKSSNILLDFDFNCKVADFGLSRIAPFDGGTHISTAPQGTPGYLDPEYHQTFHLSEKSDVYSFGVVLVEIISAMKAVDFSREKKEITLSALLVSRVISGCVDDIIDPFLDATHRPRLLVLVRRVIELAFRCLAPEKDSRPTMTEVAQELVEIRRDTECLEDWEQAGDFVSIDDCESQDIICSCSSDNPTHSDDPDRMVQ encoded by the exons ATGGCCCCAAATATCACTCTTGTAATTATTTTGTCTTTGTTGGCCTCATACCTGCTTCAGGTTTGCTCAAATACAACTATTCCTCATGTATCTGAAAGCAAATGCAATGAGGTTTGTGGGAATACCCCAATTCCATATCCATTTTATGTTGGATCCAGTGCCTGTGGTAAAAGTGGGTTCAAGCTTGAATGCTACAACGATTCTACTTTGAGGATTAAATTGAACAATGTTCTCCACGATGTGATCGATTTTAATGATGATGGAATTAGTCTTAACCTCTCTTGTTCTAGCTCGGTTGCAGACTTCAGTATCCAGGGCATGCCAAACTATGCAATTTCCAACCAGAACATACTTCAGTTAGGAGAGTGTGAGAATACAAAATCTTGTCCCTTGACACAGATGCAATGCAGCAATGGTGAGAAATGCTCATTTGGAAGAAGTTGCTGCTACCCTCTCATGAATGATTCACTTTGGCCAACTTACTCACATTGGCAGCGTGGAGCTTCTAACTTCAGCCAGTTTTACCCCATGCAATGCAAGGTTTTCACTAGTTGGGTGGCTCGTAGTTTGACTCCTAATGTGGATGCAGTGTTTGGGCTGAAATTGGAATGGGCAATTCTGGGAAACTGTAAAAATGCTCATTGTCATGTCAATGCACGATGTAATTCAACCACGGGTGTGAAAGGTGGTGTGAGATGCAGCTGTAATCAAGGTTACATTGGAGATGGATATGTCGAAGGCAAAGGATGCATAAAAG TTCTAGCGTGTGCAGCAACATCGGTGGCAATAAGTATTGTTTTCTCAGCAATAGTAATCTACCGTCGTCGTAGTAAAGTCCTAGAAGAGGAAAGGCCTCGTTGGCTCCAAGGGGCCCAAGTAGCAAGCCTGGTTCGCAAACAAGCAAGGGAATTCTCCACAGAGATTTTCAGTTACAGAACATTGAACCGTGCTACTAAACGTTTTGCTGAATCCCAACAGTGCGGCCGCGGTGCTTCAGGCACTGTTTACAAAGGCTTCCTTCCAGATGGTCGTCACGTGGCTATCAAACGCATACACTATTACAGTGGAAGTTCACAGCAATGGGCTCACCAACTTCTAAATGAAATCATCCTACTTTCAACAATAAAACATCCCAATCTTGTCCAACTCTTGGGTTGTTGCTTAGAGATGGAAGATCCAATTTTAGTCTATGAGTTTGTTCCAAATGGAACACTCCTAGAGCACCTCAACCGCAAAACAGGACAAGGCCTTGACTGGAAAACTCGGTGCGCCATTGCCACTGATGCAGCTCAAGCCATTGCCTACCTGCACAATAACCTAAACCCATCAGTTTATCACCGAGATGTTAAGTCATCTAACATTCTTCTGGACTTCGACTTTAACTGTAAGGTTGCTGACTTTGGGTTATCTAGAATAGCTCCCTTTGATGGTGGCACCCACATTTCCACTGCCCCACAAGGAACCCCTGGTTATCTTGACCCGGAATACCATCAAACATTCCATCTCAGTGAGAAATCTGATGTTTATAgctttggtgttgttttggttgagATCATTTCTGCCATGAAAGCTGTGGATTTTTCAAGGGAGAAGAAAGAAATCACTCTTTCTGCTTTGCTGGTTTCTAGGGTTATCTCTGGTTGTGTTGATGATATTATTGACCCATTTTTGGATGCCACCCATCGACCTAGGCTTCTGGTTCTTGTGCGTAGGGTTATTGAGTTGGCATTTCGGTGCTTGGCGCCTGAAAAGGACTCGAGGCCCACCATGACTGAGGTTGCACAAGAGCTTGTGGAGATTAGAAGGGATACAGAATGTTTGGAAGATTGGGAGCAGGCTGGGGATTTCGTATCGATTGATGACTGTGAATCTCAAGATAtaatatgttcatgttccagtgATAACCCAACTCACTCAGATGATCCAGACAGAATGGTCCAGTGA